The following are encoded in a window of Candidatus Hinthialibacter antarcticus genomic DNA:
- a CDS encoding 3-hydroxyacyl-CoA dehydrogenase NAD-binding domain-containing protein, protein MKIRRIGIIGGGTMGQGIMHVVGQSGFNIVLREISDASAERALAGVAAEIDDEIAKWGHTEKEKQAILAKIVTTKSLDDFRDVDLVIEAINEDLELKTELFRELSKVCGPRTIFATNTSTLSISNLAMESGRPEKFIGIHFHAPVHRRPVVELVRGLETSDQTMATVKRFSDEIGKTAIEVYEWPGYVTTRIMVPLINEAVYALMEGVASAEDIDKAMMLGCGMQLGPLHYADAMGLDTVVFQMDHLFHELGEIKYRPCPLLKKLLRAGHLGVKSGKGFFEYERPEAARVNGSIVRSAN, encoded by the coding sequence ATGAAAATTCGACGCATCGGCATTATCGGCGGCGGCACCATGGGCCAGGGTATCATGCACGTCGTAGGGCAATCGGGATTCAACATCGTTCTGAGAGAAATCTCAGATGCATCGGCTGAACGCGCTCTGGCGGGCGTTGCGGCGGAAATTGACGACGAAATCGCCAAGTGGGGCCATACCGAAAAAGAAAAACAAGCGATTCTTGCGAAGATCGTCACAACAAAATCGCTAGATGATTTTCGCGATGTTGATCTCGTAATTGAAGCGATCAATGAAGACCTCGAGTTAAAAACCGAGCTGTTTCGTGAACTCTCAAAAGTGTGCGGGCCGCGTACGATTTTCGCGACCAATACCTCGACTCTTTCAATCAGTAACCTCGCGATGGAGTCGGGCCGTCCCGAAAAATTCATTGGCATTCACTTTCATGCGCCGGTGCATCGCCGCCCTGTCGTTGAGTTGGTGCGCGGGCTTGAAACCTCCGACCAAACCATGGCGACGGTGAAGCGCTTTTCAGATGAAATCGGCAAGACGGCGATTGAAGTGTATGAATGGCCGGGCTATGTCACCACGCGTATTATGGTTCCTTTAATCAACGAAGCGGTTTACGCCTTGATGGAAGGCGTCGCGTCTGCGGAAGACATCGACAAAGCCATGATGTTGGGCTGCGGGATGCAACTGGGGCCGCTGCACTACGCGGATGCGATGGGGCTTGATACCGTCGTATTTCAAATGGACCACTTGTTCCATGAACTCGGCGAAATCAAATACCGTCCGTGCCCCCTGTTGAAAAAACTGTTACGGGCGGGCCACCTCGGCGTGAAGTCGGGCAAGGGCTTCTTTGAATATGAACGCCCGGAAGCGGCGCGCGTCAACGGAAGTATTGTCCGCAGCGCCAACTAA
- a CDS encoding response regulator — MVNLTDKHSVLIVDDDRSYRSILQTIFADGSYTVSLAEDGKDALEQLQISPVDLVITDLQMPNLDGVSLIQEVKRYYPATAVIVMSAYTDEERYRTFLSHGSCPYLPKPFRRADVLDMACELLQQPRIKS, encoded by the coding sequence ATGGTTAATCTAACAGATAAACACTCCGTTCTCATCGTTGATGATGACCGCTCCTACCGCTCGATTCTGCAAACAATCTTCGCCGACGGTTCCTATACTGTTTCACTTGCAGAGGACGGGAAAGATGCGTTAGAACAGTTGCAAATAAGCCCGGTTGATTTGGTCATTACGGATTTGCAAATGCCCAATCTAGACGGGGTGTCTTTAATTCAAGAAGTCAAACGGTATTATCCGGCTACCGCTGTGATTGTGATGAGCGCCTATACGGACGAAGAGCGCTACCGGACGTTTTTATCGCATGGGTCTTGCCCCTATTTGCCAAAACCCTTTCGCCGGGCGGATGTGTTGGATATGGCGTGCGAACTGCTTCAACAACCTCGGATAAAAAGTTAA
- a CDS encoding GerMN domain-containing protein translates to MDLRTIFIGVLILVLAASLAAAGYFYLRLQELETTDIPIPQAIIDAQSEPAEMPTGPMDMIRLYFPTASHDLLSYEVVQTLPNETLTERLHTAVTELMRGPRQDGMLNPVPEGTQLQSVFWREQDHCAYISFSPQLIDKNSLNALAEWATIYSIVNTVAEQSSAIREVQILIDGQVIKSEFTTWDWSMPFKPDKTFVRYDVMIEK, encoded by the coding sequence ATGGATTTACGGACGATATTCATCGGCGTTTTGATCTTGGTTCTTGCCGCCAGTTTGGCGGCGGCGGGCTATTTCTATTTGCGGCTGCAAGAACTCGAAACCACCGACATTCCCATCCCCCAGGCAATCATCGACGCACAATCAGAGCCTGCGGAAATGCCCACGGGGCCGATGGACATGATTCGGCTCTATTTCCCGACGGCGTCGCATGACCTGCTGTCGTATGAAGTGGTCCAAACCCTGCCGAACGAAACGCTGACCGAACGACTGCACACCGCTGTGACCGAGTTGATGCGCGGCCCCCGGCAAGACGGAATGCTCAATCCCGTCCCCGAAGGCACGCAGTTGCAGTCGGTCTTCTGGCGCGAACAAGACCACTGTGCGTATATCTCATTTTCGCCGCAACTCATAGACAAAAATTCACTCAACGCGCTGGCGGAATGGGCGACCATTTACAGCATCGTGAACACGGTCGCCGAACAGTCATCGGCGATTCGCGAAGTCCAAATTCTCATCGACGGGCAAGTCATTAAAAGTGAATTTACCACCTGGGATTGGTCGATGCCGTTCAAGCCCGACAAAACCTTCGTGCGGTATGATGTCATGATAGAAAAGTAA
- a CDS encoding N-acetylmuramoyl-L-alanine amidase: protein MLTPVLQNRTFFLIAAVGLALVCLQTPFARELLGRTEFQTIRFQTKVLEGGEYISAADLASYFPERWTYDGISGTVIFYRPDGVRVGMRLGDQRVMVGTRIVHTGVTPLRQNSVIYVPFYMVDVILFPEVAFAEAGAEPPTPVPFRQSDTGYEYQVGPTSTPPPFQFFPAQPTPTIDFYAPSQPYNRVSGAMIVLDPGNDSEQPGASAMFSQREAGLTLSICEKIESLLKEDGRFDVTLTRRGASGVTNEQRIAAANRVQGRLFISIQCGRLHSANVAHAAAYYMNPELDVAPPFDPNTVFAPGLQTWHNAYQRHVVSSRRLAGALLQELASLYRTTNLIKVEADPRPGRMAVLRGLTMPGVVLELGNLNHAASARYLSSETIQMSIAAYLTTAIQNVLLEQPAYRVDGG, encoded by the coding sequence ATGCTGACGCCAGTCTTGCAAAACCGGACCTTCTTTCTTATCGCCGCCGTCGGGTTGGCGCTTGTCTGTTTGCAAACGCCGTTTGCGCGGGAACTACTCGGACGAACGGAATTCCAAACCATTCGCTTCCAAACCAAAGTGCTCGAAGGCGGCGAATATATTTCCGCTGCTGATCTGGCGTCGTATTTCCCTGAACGATGGACCTATGACGGCATTTCGGGCACGGTGATTTTTTATCGCCCCGACGGCGTCCGCGTGGGGATGCGCCTTGGCGACCAACGCGTGATGGTTGGGACGCGCATTGTCCACACTGGAGTAACGCCGCTGCGGCAAAATAGCGTGATCTATGTCCCTTTCTATATGGTAGACGTCATATTGTTTCCAGAGGTCGCGTTCGCTGAAGCAGGCGCGGAGCCGCCGACGCCCGTTCCGTTTCGTCAAAGCGATACAGGGTATGAATATCAAGTCGGGCCGACTTCAACCCCGCCGCCGTTTCAGTTTTTCCCCGCGCAGCCGACGCCGACGATTGATTTCTATGCGCCGTCTCAACCTTACAATCGCGTTAGCGGCGCCATGATTGTGTTAGACCCGGGCAACGACTCCGAACAACCCGGCGCCTCTGCGATGTTTTCGCAACGTGAAGCGGGACTGACGCTGTCGATCTGTGAAAAAATCGAGAGCCTGCTCAAAGAAGATGGGCGCTTTGACGTCACGCTTACTCGGCGCGGCGCAAGCGGCGTCACCAATGAACAACGCATCGCCGCAGCCAACCGCGTACAAGGCCGCCTGTTTATCAGTATTCAATGCGGGCGGTTGCATTCCGCCAACGTCGCTCACGCCGCCGCGTATTATATGAACCCCGAATTAGATGTGGCGCCGCCGTTTGACCCCAATACAGTGTTCGCTCCCGGGCTGCAAACGTGGCATAACGCATATCAGCGCCATGTTGTTTCCAGCCGCCGTCTGGCAGGAGCGTTATTGCAGGAACTCGCGTCGTTATATCGCACCACCAACCTGATTAAAGTCGAAGCCGATCCGCGTCCTGGCCGCATGGCGGTGTTGCGCGGTTTGACCATGCCCGGTGTTGTACTTGAACTGGGCAACCTCAATCACGCGGCGTCGGCGCGCTATCTCAGCAGCGAAACCATTCAGATGTCTATCGCGGCCTATCTCACAACGGCGATCCAAAACGTGTTGTTAGAACAGCCTGCCTATCGCGTGGACGGGGGCTGA
- the pdxA gene encoding 4-hydroxythreonine-4-phosphate dehydrogenase PdxA, whose amino-acid sequence MSKSKPKLAVTMGDPSGVGPEIIAKAFHQDDVLQRCRPVIVGSERALQRAFEFTGVSFAYQTVTGPAEANDGVCLFNDETGLGANLPLAEIDASCGDAAFRWLSQAITWAKAGAVDAIVTAPLHKVAMNQAGHHFAGHTEILADQTDTEEFSLMLIAGGFRVVHVTCHVAMKEVSSMLTPKRIAMTVRLFNQALTRLDGKPPRIAVCAYNPHAGEEGLFGREEIDAIAPAVEQCKRDGANVFGPYPSDSIFPQLIGGKFDGVVAMYHDQGHIPFKTTNFGFDPDKGEWKTVTGVNVTLGLPIIRTSVDHGTAFDLAGTGKASERSLLDAIDVAIRLAE is encoded by the coding sequence ATGTCAAAATCGAAACCCAAACTCGCCGTCACTATGGGCGATCCGTCCGGCGTCGGGCCGGAGATCATCGCCAAAGCCTTTCATCAGGACGATGTTTTGCAGCGTTGCCGCCCGGTGATCGTCGGCTCAGAACGCGCCTTGCAACGGGCGTTTGAATTCACCGGCGTTTCTTTCGCATATCAAACCGTCACCGGCCCCGCCGAGGCGAACGACGGCGTCTGTTTATTCAATGACGAAACCGGCTTAGGCGCGAACCTGCCTCTCGCAGAGATTGACGCCTCCTGCGGCGATGCGGCCTTTCGCTGGCTGTCGCAAGCGATCACCTGGGCGAAAGCGGGCGCCGTCGACGCCATCGTCACCGCGCCGCTGCACAAAGTCGCCATGAATCAGGCCGGACACCATTTCGCAGGCCATACCGAAATTCTCGCCGACCAAACCGATACCGAAGAGTTCAGTTTGATGTTAATCGCCGGCGGGTTCCGGGTGGTGCACGTCACCTGCCACGTCGCCATGAAAGAGGTGTCGTCGATGCTCACCCCAAAGCGCATTGCCATGACGGTGCGCCTATTCAACCAGGCGCTGACGCGGCTCGACGGCAAACCGCCGCGCATCGCCGTCTGCGCCTACAACCCTCATGCGGGCGAAGAAGGCCTGTTTGGCCGCGAAGAGATCGACGCCATCGCCCCGGCGGTCGAGCAATGCAAGCGCGACGGCGCCAACGTCTTTGGCCCCTACCCCAGCGACTCGATTTTCCCGCAACTAATCGGCGGAAAATTCGACGGCGTGGTGGCGATGTATCACGACCAGGGGCATATTCCATTCAAGACGACGAATTTCGGGTTTGATCCCGACAAGGGCGAGTGGAAAACTGTCACGGGCGTCAACGTAACGCTCGGCCTACCGATAATCCGTACTTCGGTCGACCACGGAACGGCCTTCGACCTAGCCGGAACCGGCAAAGCCTCCGAACGCTCGTTGCTCGACGCGATAGACGTAGCGATTCGGTTGGCGGAGTGA